Proteins encoded within one genomic window of Clupea harengus chromosome 10, Ch_v2.0.2, whole genome shotgun sequence:
- the LOC116222018 gene encoding uncharacterized protein LOC116222018: MSDDEAEVAVLTMSEQAARLRATRSGKISRVTRRMNIVNNLMIDKESLDEVKGNMIKFYEVFEEFNTSNSTYVQCLDEESRKDDDEKWCKPRSAEINAFIANVNEWISQIENPQDPSLGEATSSAVQTEEPEPLAESDCGNDEHDAGTQANVDNTDALSVVSSRSSRSSRSSRSSRASSSLRINAEAERLALIAKASKLKEKHAIEAQEEMLRKKKETLDLDAEIEAATVKINYLKEAESNMSNPMQSNTAVSNLVPSVKMPVLGAEAAQATADASQAHLEKRLDYSLHLHDRTAPAVRTKTGANVQFPLPNLGTDRQDSKPIFLPRISSDIRPQQLHPSSHSFPSARYASSHSHLSAQHSSHSYSSAIPPVISQSYASSDQATRSTVTHQQIPSSTSSPQDNHVIKVLENQSELTRMLMKQQLLTTLPQGNIPLFDGQVLEYKSFIHSFENMIEQKTDNNRDRLQFLIQYTKGQAQRLVKSCEYMSPDRGYQKAKQLLKENFGNEYKISCAYLEKVQSWTQMKSEDSKMLQDYAMFLRSCCNAMEEMDYMQELDTISSMRSIALKLPFKLKEKWRNKAYELQERHQRRVRILDLVSFIEKQARIAADPVFGDLQDQSTSRAKVRAPTLSQPSKSSGSSYATSIALAQKETKPEPSCPLCSSKHTLDLCKDFSKKMHRDKISFLKTKGICFGCLSAGHISRECKKRLTCQVCKKTHPSVLHIGINDSTAKEAEKPSGVLGSASAELCGHIGAGDQECALSIVPVKVKAAKGSQVLQVYALLDPGSSATFCSEELMTRLNLKGRRTQILLRTMNQENSVPTHVVSGIEVSALDSDNFSPLPDTFTQKKMPVTTNNIPRQSDLAQWAYLSEVKIPSISAKVELLIGTNAPTLIEPWEVVNSQSGGPYAARTLLGWVVNGPLRSETGSAKSVTVNRISVARLEELLISQYNQDFSEVASEETTEVSIEDKGFLKMANEAVLNDGHYNLKLPFRKADVCMPNNRQIAEQRLQSLRRKMEKDEQYKQEYVAFFNDIFESNYAEEVPQEELAQSTGKVWYLPHHGVYHPKKKKLRVVFDCAASYQGVSLNTELLQGPDLTNSLIGVIMRFRKEPVAIMSDIKSMFHQVRVARSDVNYLRFLWWPKGETSQAPKEHRMLVHIFGAVSSPSIASFALRKTAADNECCFPPQVAETVRHNFYVDDCAKSVAKESDAIQLVKDVTALCSKGGFQLTQWVSNNRAVLASIPKEHRAKEIKTLDLDKDSLPIERALGLQWCVDSDRFQFNINLSQKPHTRRGILSVVSSIFDPLGFLAPLILPAKQLLQELCQRGFGWDEPLPQTVSEKWMEWTNSLDRIKGFSVPRCLKPKGYGMTSHAELHHFADASESGYGSVSYIRQLNQQDVIHVTLVLGKSRVLPLKNITVPRLELAAAALLVKVDRMLRGELHLDLKPSCFWTDSQTVLKYIANDRARYKTYVANRVSLIRDNTDLSQWRYVSSKDNPADDSSRGLNAGRFMEQRRWIHAPEFLWNTKESWPEEEVLDSVSQDDPEVRKSATVLAAVVNPATPTDQLISFFSDWRRLLKAVAWFIRLKKMLMLIVKRGKEQPSSQVSTRSSRKKVRIQIEDFRTYLGGQLLTVEDLAEAERSVVTYTQGQAFGAEIATLEMIPPRVHKGSKICRLDPVLDEGILRVGGRLHKSAMPEETKHPCILPKDSHISILLLRHIHERCGHNGRNHMLSELRKKYWILKGNSVARKVLSKCVMCRRSRGKASEQKMADLPLERILPDLPPFTNVGLDYFGPFEVKRGRTAIKRFVCRRGQVKHIRSDNGTNLVGAHGELKKALKSLNERKIQDALLPDGIEWSFNPPSASHHGGAWERLIRSVRQVLNSTLHQQSIDDEGLQTLFCEVEAILNNRPLCTVSSDPHDLEPLTPNHILLLKAKPILPPGTFLKSDIYARRRWKQVQYMADLFWQRWTKEYLLLLQERQKWTSLKRNLSVGDIVLVVDPTAPRGSWPLGRVLETKPDARGLVRSVKLKTKTSVLERPITKLCQILESEE; encoded by the exons ATGTCTGACGACGAGGCCGAAGTGGCTGTTCTAACAATGAGTGAACAGGCCGCGCGTTTGCGCGCAACTAGATCGGGAAAAATATCTCGTGTAACAAGGAGAATGAATATTGTGAACAATTTGATGATTGACAAAGAATCCCTTGATGAAGTGAAAGGAAACATGATTAAGTTTTATGAAGTCTTTGAAGAGTTTAACACTTCGAATTCAACTTACGTTCAGTGTTTGGATGAGGAATCACGCAAAGATGATGACGAGAAGTGGTGTAAGCCGCGATCAGCGGAGAtaaatgcttttattgcaaatGTGAATGAATGGATTTCACAAATAGAAAATCCTCAAGACCCTAGCTTAGGTGAAGCAACGTCTTCTGCTGTACAAACGGAAGAGCCAGAGCCTCTGGCTGAGTCTGATTGTGGAAATGATGAACATGATGCAGGCACGCAGGCAAACGTTGATAACACCGATGCGCTATCAGTTGTGTCCAGTAGGTCATCTAGGTCGTCTAGGTCATCTAGGTCGTCTAGAGCGTCTTCATCATTGCGTATCAATGCAGAAGCAGAACGATTAGCTTTAATTGCCAAAGCTTCGAAATTAAAGGAGAAACATGCAATAGAAGCACAGGAAGAAATgttaagaaaaaagaaggaaacatTGGATTTGGATGCAGAAATTGAAGCAGCTACTGTAAAAATCAACTATCTAAAAGAAGCTGAAAGTAATATGTCTAACCCCATGCAATCCAACACTGCTGTATCTAACCTTGTGCCTTCTGTTAAAATGCCTGTATTAGGTGCTGAAGCAGCTCAAGCCACAGCTGATGCATCACAAGCACACCTGGAGAAAAGGCTAGACTATTCGCTTCATCTTCATGATCGCACTGCTCCAGCAGTCAGGACTAAGACAGGTGCCAATGTCCAATTTCCCCTGCCTAATTTAGGTACAGATAGGCAAGACAGTAAGCCTATTTTCCTTCCCAGGATCAGTAGTGATATAAGGCCACAACAGCTACACCCCTCATCGCATAGCTTTCCCTCTGCCCGATATGCCTCATCACATAGCCATCTCTCTGCCCAACACTCATCTCATAGCTATTCCTCTGCCATTCCCCCTGTCATTTCCCAGTCATATGCTAGCTCAGATCAAGCCACTCGGTCCACTGTGACACACCAGCAAATTCCCTCTTCAACCAGCTCACCGCAGGACAATCATGTGATCAAAGTATTGGAGAATCAAAGTGAATTAACCAGGATGCTCATGAAACAGCAACTTCTGACTACACTACCTCAAGGAAATATCCCACTCTTTGACGGACAAGTTCTAGAGTACAAATCATTCATTCACTCGTTTGAAAACATGATTGAACAGAAAACAGATAACAATAGAGACCGGTTACAATTTCTTATTCAGTATACTAAGGGCCAGGCACAAAGACTAGTCAAAAGTTGTGAGTACATGTCCCCAGATAGAGGCTATCAGAAAGCAAAGCAGTTACTGAAGGAAAACTTTGGAAATGAATACAAGATATCTTGTGCATACTTGGAAAAGGTCCAATCCTGGACTCAAATGAAATCTGAGGATTCCAAAATGCTGCAGGATTATGCCATGTTTCTCAGGAGCTGCTGCAACGCTATGGAGGAAATGGACTACATGCAGGAACTGGACACCATATCCAGCATGAGAAGCATTGCCCTCAAGTTGCCATTCAAGCTCAAAGAGAAATGGCGTAACAAGGCTTATGAACTCCAAGAACGGCACCAGCGTAGGGTAAGAATTTTAGATCTTGTCTCTTTCATTGAAAAGCAAGCCCGTATAGCAGCTGATCCAGTTTTTGGTGACCTTCAAGACCAGTCAACTAGTAGAGCTAAGGTTAGAGCCCCTACTCTGTCACAGCCCTCAAAGTCATCTGGCAGTAGCTATGCCACTAGTATTGCTCTTGCCCAAAaagagacaaagcctgaaccaTCTTGCCCCCTCTGTAGCTCAAAGCACACATTGGACTTGTGCAAAGACTTCTCAAAGAAAATGCATAGAGACAAGATCAGTTTCTTAAAGACCAAGGGCATATGCTTTGGATGTCTCTCCGCAGGCCACATTAGTAGAGAGTGCAAAAAGCGACTCACATGTCAAGTTTGCAAGAAAACTCACCCAAGCGTCTTGCATATTGGGATTAACGACAGCACAGCTAAAGAAGCAGAAAAACCCTCTGGTGTTTTAGGCAGTGCATCAGCAGAGTTATGTGGTCATATAGGGGCCGGAGACCAAGAGTGCGCACTTTCCATCGTCCCAGTTAAGGTTAAGGCAGCAAAGGGCAGCCAAGTCTTGCAAGTGTATGCTCTCCTGGATCCAGGGTCTTCTGCTACCTTCTGCTCAGAGGAGCTCATGACACGTCTCAATCTCAAAGGAAGGAGAACACAAATTCTTCTACGAACAATGAATCAGGAAAATTCTGTTCCCACGCATGTTGTCTCAGGAATTGAAGTTTCAGCATTGGACAGCGACAACTTCTCACCTCTTCCTGACACTTTCACTCAGAAGAAAATGCCAGTAACCACTAACAACATCCCAAGACAGAGTGACTTAGCGCAATGGGCGTATTTAAGTGAAGTCAAAATCCCCTCTATTAGTGCAAAGGTAGAGCTGTTAATTGGAACAAATGCTCCAACCCTGATAGAGCCGTGGGAGGTTGTTAACAGCCAAAGTGGGGGCCCTTATGCAGCTAGAACACTATTGGGGTGGGTTGTAAATGGGCCACTTAGAAGTGAAACTGGCAGTGCAAAAAGTGTTACGGTGAATAGGATTTCAGTGGCAAGGCTAGAGGAGCTTCTGATCTCACAGTACAATCAGGATTTTTCTGAAGTTGCCTCTGAGGAGACAACTGAAGTTTCTATTGAGGACAAAGGATTTCTGAAAATGGCCAATGAGGCAGTTCTGAATGATGGACATTACAATCTGAAATTGCCCTTCAGAAAGGCTGATGTCTGTATGCCAAACAATCGCCAAATTGCAGAACAGCGCCTCCAGAGCCTAAGAAGGAAAATGGAAAAGGATGAGCAATATAAACAGGAATATGTTGCATTTTTCAATGACATCTTTGAGAGTAATTATGCAGAGGAGGTCCCACAGGAAGAACTTGCACAGTCAACAGGAAAGGTATGGTACTTGCCACACCACGGGGTGTACCACCCTAAAAAGAAAAAGCTCAGAGTAGTCTTTGATTGTGCTGCCTCTTACCAGGGTGTATCCCTTAACACCGAACTGCTGCAGGGACCTGACCTGACAAATTCCCTCATTGGAGTCATCATGAGATTTCGCAAAGAGCCTGTTGCAATCATGTCGGACATCAAGTCAATGTTCCATCAGGTTAGAGTAGCCAGATCTGATGTTAATTACTTGCGATTCCTGTGGTGGCCAAAAGGTGAGACCAGTCAAGCACCCAAGGAACACCGTATGCTTGTACACATATTCGGTGCAGTGTCCTCCCCTAGCATTGCAAGCTTTGCATTAAGAAAAACTGCTGCGGACAATGAGTGTTGTTTTCCCCCTCAAGTAGCCGAAACAGTCCGGCACAACTTTTATGTGGACGACTGTGCAAAGTCTGTGGCCAAGGAATCAGACGCCATCCAGCTGGTGAAAGATGTCACTGCACTATGCAGCAAAGGTGGGTTCCAACTCACTCAGTGGGTCAGCAATAACAGGGCAGTTTTAGCATCAATCCCTAAAGAACACAGAGCAAAGGAAATCAAAACACTGGATCTCGACAAAGACAGTTTGCCCATTGAAAGAGCACTGGGACTGCAGTGGTGCGTGGATTCTGACCGTTTCCAATTCAACATCAACCTGAGCCAAAAGCCACACACCCGCAGAGGCATACTCTCTGTTGTTAGTTCCATCTTTGATCCACTAGGCTTTCTtgctcctctcattctcccagCTAAGCAGTTGCTACAAGAGCTCTGCCAGCGAGGCTTCGGATGGGATGAGCCTCTGCCCCAGACAGTGTCTGAAAAGTGGATGGAATGGACCAACAGCCTGGATAGGATCAAAGGCTTCAGTGTGCCACGCTGTTTGAAACCAAAGGGCTATGGAATGACAAGCCATGCCGAGCTTCACCACTTCGCCGACGCCAGTGAGAGTGGCTATGGCTCAGTCAGCTACATCAGACAGTTGAACCAGCAGGATGTCATTCACGTCACTTTGGTCCTTGGAAAGTCCAGAGTTCTTCCCCTTAAGAACATCACCGTGCCACGACTGGAGCTGGCAGCTGCAGCTTTGCTGGTGAAGGTAGATAGAATGCTGAGAGGAGAGTTACACCTTGACCTAAAGCCTTCATGTTTCTGGACTGATAGCCAAACAGTGCTCAAGTACATTGCAAATGACCGAGCAAGGTATAAGACCTATGTAGCCAATAGGGTCTCACTGATTCGGGACAATACAGACCTGTCCCAATGGAGATACGTAAGCAGCAAGGACAATCCTGCTGATGATTCATCCAGAGGATTGAATGCAGGAAGATTCATGGAGCAAAGGAGATGGATACATGCCCCTGAATTCTTATGGAACACAAAGGAAAGTTGGCCAGAGGAGGAAGTATTGGACTCGGTGTCACAGGACGATCCAGAGGTCAGGAAAAGTGCTACTGTATTGGCAGCAGTAGTGAACCCTGCGACACCCACAGACCAGCTTATTTCGTTCTTTTCTGACTGGAGGAGACTACTCAAAGCAGTGGCATGGTTTATCAGACTGAAAAAGATGTTGATGCTGATTgtgaaaagaggaaaggagCAGCCCTCGTCTCAAGTCAGCACCCGCTCAAGCAGGAAAAAGGTGAGGATACAAATTGAAGATTTCAGGACCTACCTTGGTGGGCAGCTCCTCACTGTTGAAGATCTTGCAGAGGCAGAAAGGTCAGTCGTCACATACACCCAAGGACAAGCCTTCGGTGCTGAAATTGCAACACTGGAGATGATCCCACCTAGAGTGCACAAGGGCAGTAAGATCTGCAGGCTTGATCCTGTCCTAGACGAGGGCATTCTGAGAGTAGGTGGCCGACTGCACAAATCTGCAATGCCTGAGGAAACCAAACACCCCTGCATCTTGCCCAAAGACTCGCACATCTCGATACTGCTCTTAAGACACATCCATGAACGATGTGGCCACAATGGCAGAAACCACATGCTATCGGAGCTCCGGAAAAAGTACTGGATTTTAAAAGGCAACTCAGTTGCCAGGAAGGTGCTCTCAAAATGTGTCATGTGTCGACGTTCAAGGGGCAAGGCAAGTGAACAGAAGATGGCGGATTTGCCGTTAGAAAGAATCCTACCTGACCTCCCTCCATTTACCAATGTCGGGTTGGACTACTTTGGCCCGTTTGAAGTGAAACGAGGGAGAACTGCCATCAAAAG ATTTGTCTGCAGGAGGGGCCAGGTGAAGCACATCAGGTCTGATAATGGAACAAACCTGGTGGGTGCACACGGAGAGCTCAAGAAGGCCCTGAAGTCACTGAACGAGAGGAAAATCCAAGATGCCCTGCTTCCAGATGGAATCGAATGGAGTTTCAATCCACCATCAGCATCACACCATGGCGGAGCCTGGGAAAGGCTCATAAGATCTGTCCGCCAGGTGCTGAACTCTACTCTCCATCAACAGTCCATCGATGATGAAGGCCTCCAAACACTGTTTTGCGAGGTGGAGGCAATCCTGAACAATCGtcctctctgcacagtgtccTCAGACCCACATGACCTAGAGCCACTGACCCCAAATCACATCCTGCTATTGAAAGCCAAGCCAATCCTACCCCCTGGAACCTTCTTGAAGTCCGACATCTATGCCAGACGTCGCTGGAAACAGGTCCAGTACATGGCCGATCTTTTCTGGCAAAGGTGGACCAAAGAATatcttctgctgctgcaggagaggCAGAAATGGACTTCACTAAAGAGGAACCTTAGTGTCGGAGACATTGTCCTGGTCGTTGACCCCACTGCTCCTCGAGGGTCCTGGCCATTAGGAAGAGTGCTGGAGACGAAACCTGATGCAAGGGGTCTAGTGCGGTCAGTGAAGCTCAAGACAAAAACTTCAGTCCTTGAGAGGCCCATAACCAAGCTGTGCCAAATCCTTGAGTCTGAAGAGTGA